Proteins encoded within one genomic window of Pontibacillus halophilus JSM 076056 = DSM 19796:
- a CDS encoding very short patch repair endonuclease yields the protein MHYYNNGWHLLRIWEHEVNGSVVNTVDKVVQFIEGAKMYEKMKTIQMAKE from the coding sequence GTGCATTACTACAACAATGGGTGGCACCTTCTCCGTATTTGGGAGCATGAGGTAAATGGTAGTGTGGTAAATACTGTTGATAAGGTCGTTCAATTTATTGAAGGGGCGAAAATGTACGAAAAAATGAAAACCATACAAATGGCGAAGGAGTGA
- the dptF gene encoding DNA phosphorothioation-dependent restriction protein DptF, with product MSDYLFDFLEGVETSLADLARKMENLVYEYPSEAIMNARLFTEELAKQIIRNEEDLSYLLHRRQVERIDGLDKSGVLRKDVAKAFDTVRSIGNKSVHQIQNGNIEDALRVHRNMFKLSIWFMEVYGDYNFTAPDYRPPSIRKKEEETITKDDINNMIRETLTTHLKKNVNGVSPGTEGVSEQEDNKEKIAVDDGYEPTIFGGSALIYELSKLRESSQEAVENANAFSEFKEYMHVSRPIQEDLVESLEEAAGKSGSQLVLLCGSVGDGKSHMLAYLNKHRPDLMQQFSIHNDATESFDPSKDSMDTLNEVLQSFSDNQLEKSEEKLILAINLGVLHNFLETDYASDSYTKLGDYITESNVFDRTLITNQDDSESFQLISFSDYHAYELTEFGPESSYFTGLLKRITNPVEDNPFYRAYKYDLENSYKGTVLTNYLLLQKEEVRERVVDTLIATVIQQKVIISTRAMLNFIHDILVPTKYMEEQFPSFIEEVEGLLPNLLFGHSERSSILSKLSYMDPIHTRNEKLDGIIIELNNSMNIEKVFSKHINLDGLESFTEGLKELGSFYELTQSTRHLMNTSMIRLAFFLSEELGEVFANHVYDKFGKHLFQYNQGLPRGLRQLYAEVKEAVFKWRGSPKKGHLYTSDSVQSIKTAIELSMTPDVTGLVQRDEAVHYRFKDSLLVTYKDTSTNNIASLEIDYPLYERILKVLDGYKPDKKDKEDAIQFVEFIERLMHLNQNQENVLIYETSHQMLFNLEYDPIFDEYIFKRD from the coding sequence ATGTCAGACTATTTATTTGATTTTTTGGAAGGTGTAGAAACTTCGCTAGCCGATTTGGCTAGGAAAATGGAAAATCTAGTATATGAATATCCGAGCGAGGCAATTATGAACGCCCGCTTATTCACAGAAGAGTTGGCAAAGCAAATCATTCGTAATGAAGAAGATTTGAGCTACCTTTTACATAGAAGGCAAGTAGAAAGAATAGACGGCTTGGATAAGAGCGGTGTCTTAAGGAAAGATGTGGCCAAGGCATTCGATACGGTTCGTTCTATTGGAAACAAATCTGTCCACCAAATTCAGAACGGAAACATTGAAGATGCGCTACGTGTTCATCGTAATATGTTTAAGCTCTCCATTTGGTTTATGGAAGTGTATGGGGATTACAACTTTACTGCTCCCGATTATCGCCCACCTTCCATTAGGAAGAAAGAAGAAGAGACTATTACAAAAGACGATATTAACAACATGATTCGAGAAACTTTAACGACTCATCTAAAGAAAAATGTGAATGGTGTATCTCCAGGAACAGAAGGGGTATCTGAACAGGAGGACAACAAAGAAAAAATAGCTGTTGATGACGGCTATGAGCCGACTATATTTGGCGGAAGCGCTCTGATATATGAGCTTTCTAAGTTACGAGAATCATCACAAGAGGCTGTTGAGAATGCGAATGCTTTTAGTGAATTCAAGGAATATATGCACGTATCTCGGCCTATACAAGAGGACTTAGTGGAATCATTAGAAGAAGCGGCAGGTAAGTCTGGGAGTCAACTTGTCTTATTATGTGGAAGCGTAGGAGATGGGAAGTCTCACATGCTTGCCTATCTGAACAAGCACAGACCGGATTTAATGCAGCAGTTTAGTATACATAACGATGCGACTGAGAGCTTTGATCCTTCAAAGGACTCGATGGATACATTGAATGAGGTGCTTCAATCTTTTTCTGACAATCAATTAGAGAAGTCTGAAGAGAAATTGATTCTTGCCATCAATTTGGGCGTACTGCACAATTTCTTGGAAACGGACTACGCAAGTGATAGCTATACGAAGCTCGGGGATTATATCACGGAATCTAATGTGTTTGACCGTACACTCATCACCAATCAAGATGATTCAGAATCGTTCCAATTAATCAGCTTTAGTGATTATCATGCTTATGAGCTCACAGAGTTTGGGCCGGAATCTTCTTATTTCACCGGGTTGCTTAAGCGCATCACCAACCCTGTTGAAGATAATCCGTTCTATCGAGCTTATAAATATGACCTGGAAAACTCCTATAAAGGTACAGTTCTGACCAATTACCTCTTACTACAGAAAGAAGAGGTACGGGAACGCGTGGTAGACACGTTAATTGCCACGGTTATCCAACAAAAGGTGATCATCTCTACTAGGGCTATGTTGAACTTTATTCACGATATTCTTGTCCCTACGAAATATATGGAGGAACAATTTCCATCCTTTATAGAGGAAGTGGAGGGGCTCTTGCCAAACCTCTTGTTCGGTCATTCTGAACGTTCTTCTATCTTGTCTAAATTATCTTATATGGATCCAATTCATACAAGAAATGAGAAGCTAGACGGAATCATTATTGAGTTGAACAATTCTATGAATATAGAGAAGGTATTCTCTAAACATATTAATCTAGATGGATTAGAAAGCTTTACTGAAGGTTTGAAAGAGTTGGGTTCCTTCTATGAGTTAACTCAATCGACAAGACACCTCATGAACACAAGCATGATTCGTCTTGCTTTCTTCCTTTCAGAGGAGCTTGGCGAAGTATTTGCAAATCATGTGTACGATAAATTCGGCAAACATCTTTTCCAATATAATCAAGGGCTACCTAGAGGATTGCGCCAGCTGTACGCTGAAGTGAAAGAGGCTGTATTTAAATGGAGAGGTAGCCCTAAAAAGGGTCACCTTTATACTTCTGATTCAGTTCAATCTATAAAGACAGCAATCGAGCTTAGCATGACTCCGGATGTGACTGGATTAGTCCAGCGTGATGAGGCTGTTCATTATCGTTTCAAGGACTCCTTACTCGTGACTTACAAAGATACAAGCACCAATAATATAGCAAGTCTTGAGATTGACTACCCACTTTACGAAAGAATCCTAAAAGTGCTTGACGGATATAAGCCAGACAAAAAGGATAAAGAAGATGCGATTCAATTTGTGGAATTTATTGAGAGGCTCATGCATCTAAATCAAAATCAAGAGAATGTACTTATATATGAAACGAGTCATCAGATGTTATTCAATTTAGAGTACGATCCGATTTTTGATGAATACATTTTTAAGAGGGATTAA
- the dptG gene encoding DNA phosphorothioation-dependent restriction protein DptG produces the protein MYEQNLNELRAAMRIKEGQKKLTHVRNTKAPFLPFTSRNPERARFQRGFTGVIGEFTRALKDYSLSEEMNREEVIESLLKKVQVNPEDRIYFEKLIDNFLFSDGDHINIFHPHMLLYLPLSEEKDSKGEKEIALFLKDVFGGETEAFESLLGKGEGGTLIANLILNQLEGLHPKESSNKYIGKLPQITELFREDLEFLTKHPDYLVENMNLFLGYYYFFYITQFTLKSNQLFKSDFTDVNKLYYILDWEGASKNRTSYMEGFQSVKESAKLLLPHYDSIEQLNYIFGTNHLIYPEFKEIYENESEEQRIEIRRLLKSWVEEYRYHSSLTPIELQDDFEELVRSLVTSLSEGGLRLGPTSRFKLSIDEIGKKYFLKTRGSLGYMLNITQDFLLLLTAITVKEERTSLKQVFQSFEERGVFLDRHSKEAVVILYDQLNLLDKKSDSGDAQYVKPIL, from the coding sequence ATGTATGAACAAAATTTGAATGAATTAAGAGCAGCAATGCGTATAAAAGAGGGTCAAAAGAAACTAACACACGTACGGAATACGAAGGCTCCATTTTTGCCATTCACAAGTCGTAACCCTGAACGTGCTCGATTTCAACGAGGGTTTACTGGTGTGATAGGTGAATTTACTCGTGCTCTCAAAGACTATTCGTTGAGTGAAGAAATGAACCGGGAAGAAGTTATTGAGAGCCTACTAAAGAAGGTGCAAGTAAATCCAGAAGACCGTATTTACTTCGAGAAACTCATTGATAATTTTCTCTTCTCAGATGGTGACCATATAAATATCTTTCATCCCCACATGCTCCTTTACCTACCGTTGAGTGAGGAAAAGGATTCCAAAGGAGAGAAGGAGATTGCCTTATTCCTAAAAGATGTTTTCGGTGGAGAAACGGAAGCGTTTGAATCGCTTCTTGGTAAGGGTGAAGGGGGAACGCTTATAGCCAACTTAATTCTTAACCAACTTGAGGGCCTCCATCCTAAGGAATCATCTAATAAATATATTGGGAAGTTGCCACAGATCACGGAGTTATTTAGAGAGGATTTAGAGTTTCTAACTAAGCATCCAGATTACTTGGTGGAAAATATGAATCTATTCCTGGGTTATTACTACTTTTTCTACATTACTCAATTCACCTTGAAATCGAACCAACTCTTTAAGTCTGATTTCACAGATGTAAACAAATTGTATTACATTTTGGACTGGGAAGGAGCAAGTAAGAACCGTACTAGCTATATGGAAGGATTTCAGAGTGTTAAAGAGTCTGCAAAGTTGTTGCTTCCTCATTATGACTCAATTGAACAGCTTAATTATATATTTGGAACAAATCATCTAATTTATCCTGAGTTTAAAGAGATATATGAAAATGAAAGCGAGGAGCAACGGATAGAAATTAGACGCCTGTTGAAATCATGGGTAGAAGAATATAGGTATCATTCCTCTTTAACTCCAATAGAATTACAGGATGATTTTGAGGAGCTTGTTCGTTCATTGGTTACTAGCTTAAGTGAGGGGGGACTGAGGCTCGGTCCCACTTCCAGATTTAAGCTTTCAATCGATGAAATCGGGAAGAAGTATTTCCTTAAGACAAGAGGCTCGCTTGGTTATATGCTAAATATTACTCAAGACTTCCTGTTACTCTTGACCGCCATTACAGTAAAAGAAGAACGGACATCCTTAAAGCAGGTCTTTCAATCGTTTGAAGAGCGTGGTGTCTTTCTTGATCGGCACTCCAAGGAAGCGGTGGTCATTCTTTATGACCAATTGAACCTGCTAGACAAAAAAAGTGACAGTGGTGATGCGCAGTATGTTAAACCAATTTTATAA
- a CDS encoding very short patch repair endonuclease — MSERLTDEQRKRKMGAIKGKGTSIERKVSKELWRRGYGFRKNVKDLYGTPDIAIKKYRIVIFFRLLLLAWL, encoded by the coding sequence ATGTCTGAACGTCTAACAGATGAACAAAGAAAGAGAAAGATGGGGGCAATTAAAGGGAAAGGGACCTCCATTGAGCGTAAAGTGTCCAAGGAATTGTGGAGAAGAGGATACGGATTCAGGAAGAACGTGAAAGACTTGTATGGTACTCCGGACATTGCTATCAAGAAGTATCGGATTGTCATTTTTTTTAGACTCTTGCTTTTGGCATGGTTGTGA